One segment of Terriglobia bacterium DNA contains the following:
- a CDS encoding NUDIX domain-containing protein: MTKMVREFSSGALVLRYMQKQWWVAVIEPGREGEPEDRKNVVALPKGNVDAGEKPAETALREVHEETGLKATLIAKLGDIKYVYVRKWEGNQKAFKIVSFFLTKYQSGQIDNVTEAMRHEVRRAYWLPLSEAPGKLSYSGERQMAEKALAYIEAHPDELA, from the coding sequence TTGACCAAAATGGTGCGCGAATTTTCCTCTGGCGCGCTGGTGCTGCGGTACATGCAGAAACAGTGGTGGGTGGCCGTGATTGAGCCCGGCCGCGAAGGTGAGCCCGAAGACCGTAAAAACGTTGTCGCCCTGCCCAAAGGCAACGTGGACGCCGGAGAAAAGCCCGCTGAGACCGCGTTGCGTGAAGTCCATGAAGAAACCGGCCTCAAGGCCACGCTCATCGCCAAACTGGGCGACATCAAGTATGTCTATGTGCGCAAATGGGAGGGCAATCAAAAGGCGTTCAAGATCGTATCCTTCTTTCTTACCAAGTATCAGTCCGGCCAGATTGATAACGTTACGGAAGCGATGCGGCATGAAGTCCGCCGCGCCTACTGGCTGCCGCTTTCAGAAGCTCCCGGCAAACTCAGCTATAGTGGCGAACGCCAGATGGCGGAAAAAGCCCTTGCGTACATTGAAGCTCATCCGGACGAACTGGCATAG
- a CDS encoding energy transducer TonB: MVRSAVVIVALGFIFGIRLLDAQVPRLPRLTQEELASHLRKYVPPIYPATAKSAKVQGDVVINVEISPDGMVRSTRVLSGPTMLRDAAASALKQWRYSPFHSGEGTTAVIGNVLVSFTLREKPEVHTPHESSANGSYSVSIRFPPNDHQGESDAEVAKRFDIPWETCTRGVIADATDEGTANACKEAAAIADEFPPDRRFTERRRAYVYAATVYANLRDLNTALHYADKAVEVVKLGNGDVAGVEAAYSIRGEIRALSGDMEGADKDLSIAEDISRKGQLFGALKRDLQFHAELLTRMNRSQEAQAKLAEAAML, translated from the coding sequence ATGGTGCGATCAGCTGTAGTCATCGTTGCCCTGGGGTTCATTTTCGGAATCCGACTGCTTGATGCTCAAGTGCCTCGGCTTCCAAGATTGACACAGGAAGAGCTAGCGAGTCATCTCAGGAAGTATGTCCCGCCCATTTACCCAGCAACCGCAAAGTCGGCTAAAGTGCAGGGGGATGTTGTCATCAACGTTGAGATTAGTCCAGACGGTATGGTGAGGTCGACACGGGTTCTCAGCGGACCTACCATGTTGAGGGATGCTGCGGCATCTGCTCTAAAGCAATGGCGATATTCTCCATTTCACAGCGGCGAAGGAACTACTGCAGTGATCGGAAATGTTCTGGTGAGCTTCACTTTGCGCGAAAAACCAGAGGTACACACTCCGCACGAGTCCTCGGCAAACGGCAGTTACTCAGTCTCTATAAGATTTCCGCCCAACGATCATCAAGGAGAGTCCGATGCAGAAGTTGCGAAGCGGTTCGATATCCCATGGGAAACATGCACACGTGGCGTGATCGCGGATGCAACAGACGAGGGAACGGCGAATGCCTGCAAGGAGGCTGCGGCCATTGCGGACGAGTTCCCCCCAGATCGGCGCTTCACAGAACGAAGGCGCGCCTATGTCTATGCGGCTACGGTTTATGCCAATCTCCGTGATCTCAATACCGCGCTTCATTACGCGGACAAGGCTGTAGAAGTTGTGAAGCTCGGAAACGGAGACGTCGCCGGCGTTGAGGCAGCGTATTCAATTCGCGGAGAAATCCGGGCTCTTTCTGGTGATATGGAAGGCGCTGATAAAGACCTATCTATCGCAGAGGATATTAGCCGCAAAGGCCAGCTCTTCGGTGCGCTCAAACGCGACCTACAGTTCCACGCAGAGTTGCTGACGCGTATGAATCGATCCCAGGAAGCCCAGGCCAAGCTTGCCGAGGCCGCCATGCTGTAA
- a CDS encoding helix-turn-helix domain-containing protein: MRLAERLYGVRSALILLGKQVRRLRIERRLSQEKLAEMCDFHRNQIGRIERAEQTVSFDGLLQLSYGLAVPPSEIFRLVPTQKRLPSKKKKSADQ, encoded by the coding sequence GTGCGGCTTGCCGAAAGACTATACGGCGTGCGCAGCGCATTGATTTTGTTAGGCAAACAAGTCCGAAGATTAAGAATTGAACGGCGTCTCTCCCAGGAGAAGCTTGCGGAGATGTGTGACTTTCACCGCAACCAGATAGGAAGAATCGAGCGCGCCGAGCAAACCGTTTCTTTTGATGGCCTTCTCCAGCTTTCCTACGGGCTCGCCGTTCCCCCTTCTGAAATCTTTCGACTAGTACCCACGCAAAAGCGCCTTCCCTCAAAAAAGAAGAAATCGGCGGATCAATAA
- a CDS encoding TlpA family protein disulfide reductase, producing MALRGRRISSADLCGKVVLIDFWATWCQPCKKEMPGYEKLADRYGSRGFVVTGFKLDTMADTEEPRFCPAHRIHHPLAVATDEIKNKFGGIEGLPTTLLYDRQGILRQKIIGFEYTDVIEKGLKKLL from the coding sequence TTGGCTTTACGCGGGCGCAGGATATCTTCCGCCGATCTTTGCGGCAAGGTAGTGCTGATCGATTTCTGGGCCACATGGTGCCAGCCCTGCAAGAAAGAAATGCCGGGATATGAAAAATTGGCGGACCGGTATGGATCGCGAGGATTTGTTGTGACCGGATTCAAGCTGGATACCATGGCTGACACGGAAGAGCCGCGCTTTTGCCCGGCGCATCGCATACATCACCCGCTGGCCGTCGCAACCGATGAGATCAAAAATAAATTCGGAGGCATTGAAGGCCTGCCAACAACCCTTCTCTACGATCGGCAAGGCATTCTGCGGCAAAAGATCATTGGATTTGAATATACGGATGTCATTGAGAAGGGCTTGAAGAAACTGCTTTGA
- a CDS encoding alpha/beta hydrolase, with protein MPGELPQFSEMTVSTAGRPYLLRYFDRPGPGPTILYIHGLGCSKDDFLEMAAAPELQSFRLISADHPGCGDSPYDHDHPLNIDGIVSLIENFVDKLGLGPFLLVGGSLGGLVALLYAERNSNRITGFVNVEGNLAPEDCMFSRNVIPHPYQHFEKVIFPQIKKAVSARRGRGFEQHLKVLAKANPRAYYDYAFQTVEYSDHGNLLQRFLGLPIPTYFLYGSENRHLSYLQRLRESDCTVIEIPNANHFLFYDAPNQYAAALATFARRSSFVAAPCSNS; from the coding sequence ATGCCAGGAGAACTGCCACAATTCTCGGAGATGACGGTCAGTACCGCGGGACGACCTTACCTACTACGTTACTTTGACCGACCGGGCCCGGGGCCAACGATCCTCTATATTCATGGACTAGGCTGCTCAAAGGATGATTTCCTGGAAATGGCTGCCGCTCCGGAGCTTCAGTCGTTTCGCCTGATCTCTGCCGACCACCCCGGCTGTGGTGACTCACCTTATGATCATGACCACCCATTGAATATTGATGGAATTGTGAGTCTCATTGAGAATTTTGTGGACAAGCTGGGGCTGGGTCCGTTTCTGCTTGTGGGCGGCAGCCTTGGCGGGCTGGTGGCACTTCTATACGCGGAACGGAACTCGAACAGAATAACTGGATTTGTAAATGTGGAGGGCAATCTTGCTCCTGAAGACTGCATGTTCAGCCGGAATGTAATCCCTCATCCTTACCAGCATTTCGAAAAAGTAATATTCCCACAAATCAAGAAGGCCGTGTCCGCCAGAAGAGGCCGGGGATTTGAGCAACATTTAAAGGTACTGGCGAAAGCCAACCCGCGCGCCTACTATGATTACGCATTTCAGACCGTGGAATACTCAGATCACGGTAACCTGCTGCAGCGCTTTTTGGGTCTCCCGATTCCAACCTATTTCTTGTACGGTTCAGAGAACCGCCACCTCTCTTACCTGCAGCGACTCCGGGAATCCGACTGCACTGTCATCGAAATACCGAATGCAAACCATTTCTTGTTCTATGATGCTCCGAATCAGTACGCGGCAGCCCTCGCGACCTTTGCTCGCAGATCCTCCTTTGTGGCAGCACCGTGCTCGAATAGCTGA